Proteins co-encoded in one Brassica oleracea var. oleracea cultivar TO1000 chromosome C4, BOL, whole genome shotgun sequence genomic window:
- the LOC106338445 gene encoding glutathione S-transferase T3-like, whose amino-acid sequence MQGSMDRFLVKSANLNESGRSGDEFDDPMEDENEINDEDVNEEDKEVEDDVTDVTEEDDNLSEKENEDVNDQMVGARDEGSSNKTSTMKTGSLNKMTTTAESFASKGVHSPEKRDFYQLILSSFTSEMEFNPFTEPSNFVELLSSQQSVSLSEAQVPFYGTQGTEPSNFGEDNHASRKERRTWSPGDDVLLISSWLNTSKDAVVGNEQRLNAFWKRIAAYYNASTSVGGCEKREPTHCKNRWQKINDQVCMFCGAYEAANREKTSGQNENDVLKLAHQIFFTNHNKKITLEHAWKELRNDQKWCELSTAKNDGGSKKRKCGDVSHSASSKATEVDSSDDDEATTHPPGVKAAKARSKKTMSDGKELSEFQTMWNIK is encoded by the exons ATGCAAGGTTCTATGGACAGATTTCTTGTAAAATCAGCAAATCTTAATGAATCCGGTAGAAGTGGTGATGAGTTTGATGATCCAATGGAAGATGAGAATGAAATAAATGATGAGGATGTCAATGAAGAAGATAAGGAGGTTGAAGATGATGTTACTGATGTCACTGAAGAGGATGATAATCTAAGTGAAAAGGAGAATGAAGACGTGAATGATCAA ATGGTCGGAGCTAGAGACGAAGGTTCGTCAAACAAGACGTCTACAATGAAGACAG GTTCGTTAAATAAGATGACTACAACTGCAGAATCGTTTGCAAGCAAAGGAGTGCATTCACCGGAGAAAAGAG ATTTCTATCAGTTAATTCTCTCTTCTTTCACTTCCGAGATGGAATTTAATCCATTTACTGAGCCTTCAAACTTTGTTGAACTGCTTAGCAGTCAACAAAGCGTTTCACTATCTGAAGCGCAAGTTCCCTTCTATGGCACTCAAGGCACTGAGCCTTCAAACTTCGGTGAAGACAACCATGCCTCTCGTAAAGAAAGAAGGACGTGGTCGCCAGGAGATGATGTTCTGCTCATTAGCTCGTGGCTAAACACGAGCAAAGATGCAGTAGTAGGGAATGAGCAAAGGCTTAATGCATTCTGGAAAAGAATAGCTGCGTACTACAATGCTAGTACCTCTGTTGGTGGCTGTGAAAAGAGAGAGCCAACACACTGTAAGAATCGCTGGCAGAAGATCAATGACCAAGTTTGCATGTTTTGTGGCGCATACGAAGCTGCGAACAGAGAGAAAACCAGTGGTCAAAACGAGAATGATGTGCTCAAACTAGCCCACCAGATCTTTTTCACTAACCATAATAAAAAAATCACCCTTGAGCATGCTTGGAAAGAGTTGCGTAATGACCAGAAGTGGTGCGAGCTGTCTACTGCTAAAAATGATGGAGGCTCCAAAAAGAGGAAGTGTGGGGATGTTTCACATTCAGCAAGCTCGAAAGCAACTGAAGTGGATTCCAGTGACGATGATGAAGCAACAACTCATCCCCCGGGTGTTAAGGCAGCAAAGGCTCGTTCTAAGAAGACAATGAGTGATGGGAAGGAACTGTCTGAGTTTCAGACAATGTGGAACATCAAGTAG